The proteins below come from a single Mucilaginibacter mali genomic window:
- a CDS encoding DEAD/DEAH box helicase: MKDDRLSLYKSLFKGREDVFALRREKGGKGSYMPAYNFDPHRYRLHQMKGGTFQTFADKTYETLTDNHLIKHFKGEQVVGLYPLLQDNTSWFIAADFDEADWIEECRAFIKICEEHDIPAYLERSRSGKGGHVWVFFEEPYEAFRSRKIVLSLLQKSGIISVFDKNSSFDRLFPNQDYHSKKGLGNLIALPLNKISLSNGNSCFIDPETLQSFDDQWAFLKTIKRITISQLNSIYKDQTHQDEISTGLFQKEHPITGKLSIVLRNEIHIGRAGLPVALIAFLKEELNFANTEYQVKKNINKNTFGIKRYFKLLNETSESITVPRGFIGRLLRFCKEQQIEYNFEDQRKKTETIKFKGAITLREYQLAAQQAATKKDFGVIVAPPGSGKTVLSLAITKDKQQPALILVHRKQLADQWIDRVESFLGIPKKDIGRIGQGKNKIGKRITVAMIQSMEKALNAAESPELNNAFGTVIIDECHHIPAETYQRVIGKLNSCYMYGLTATPFRKYNDGNLIFIYLGEIIHEVKAPEVQNQIGSQIIVRDTDLFVPFNIKTDKFETLFKILIHDSVRNQLILNDVVSQLNLGKKAVIITERKEHIGSLQQYLKQQYDTIALSGEDSDISKKSKWAAINKGDFQVLITTGQYFGEGTDIHNIACLFLVYPFAFEGKLIQYIGRVRRSEVSPVIYDYRDHKISYLEKLFQKRNLYYKKLDKSGLTNPIDESEIVSGQINKKIEVTIEQLEFRFGSITFKHVIADFNNKEVEFEIENLNIRPEFTVLKPYFIRFLKSTTVLVSIRATFQYNRLVFKSATSNDLDKINHEVIESVKFRFLNKEIIKGALAGEENLLNVGQVQGGNEQLVYTNEDDLLENILTFKQYKHHRHLRYLSQKHERSILKLRFVLEPFSFMFLLSGNNQYHLVWETLDTEEATYIWHIEKSIYELERGVKRIDSLLGQIRTKGRQQYLETNPEHFSRIVHNYSDDNKGLIIWKDLLEEKLF, encoded by the coding sequence ATGAAAGATGATCGATTGAGTTTATACAAGTCCTTATTTAAAGGTAGAGAAGATGTATTTGCACTTAGACGGGAAAAAGGTGGTAAAGGCAGCTATATGCCCGCATATAATTTTGATCCTCATCGATATCGGCTGCATCAAATGAAGGGCGGTACTTTTCAAACTTTTGCTGATAAAACTTACGAGACATTAACAGACAATCATTTAATTAAACATTTCAAAGGAGAACAGGTCGTCGGCCTTTATCCCTTACTGCAAGATAACACATCGTGGTTTATTGCGGCAGATTTTGATGAAGCAGATTGGATAGAAGAATGCCGCGCATTTATTAAAATTTGTGAGGAACATGATATACCTGCCTACTTAGAGCGTTCGCGTTCAGGAAAAGGCGGCCACGTATGGGTATTTTTTGAAGAACCGTATGAGGCATTTAGAAGCAGAAAAATAGTGCTGTCGCTATTGCAGAAATCAGGGATTATTTCTGTGTTCGATAAAAACTCAAGTTTCGACCGGCTTTTTCCGAATCAGGATTATCACTCGAAAAAGGGCTTAGGTAACCTGATCGCCCTACCTTTAAACAAAATAAGTTTGAGTAATGGCAATAGCTGTTTTATTGATCCTGAAACCTTACAGTCATTTGATGACCAGTGGGCATTTTTAAAAACGATTAAAAGGATCACAATAAGCCAACTCAATTCTATCTATAAAGATCAAACCCATCAGGATGAAATTTCTACAGGGCTGTTTCAAAAGGAGCACCCCATTACAGGAAAGTTGTCAATTGTGTTACGTAATGAAATTCACATTGGCAGGGCAGGATTACCTGTTGCACTTATAGCTTTTTTAAAGGAGGAGTTAAACTTTGCCAATACTGAATACCAGGTAAAAAAGAACATTAACAAAAATACATTTGGTATAAAGCGTTATTTTAAATTACTTAACGAAACCTCCGAATCGATCACTGTTCCAAGAGGTTTTATTGGTAGATTATTACGTTTTTGTAAAGAACAGCAAATTGAGTATAACTTTGAGGATCAAAGAAAAAAGACGGAAACGATCAAATTCAAAGGCGCTATAACATTACGGGAGTATCAACTGGCAGCGCAGCAGGCAGCTACAAAAAAAGACTTTGGAGTTATTGTTGCTCCACCCGGCTCTGGTAAAACGGTATTGAGTTTAGCTATCACAAAAGACAAACAGCAACCGGCACTCATTTTAGTTCATCGTAAGCAGTTGGCTGATCAATGGATAGATCGTGTAGAGTCGTTCTTGGGTATCCCGAAAAAAGACATAGGACGTATTGGACAGGGGAAAAATAAAATAGGCAAACGCATCACAGTCGCCATGATACAAAGTATGGAAAAAGCGCTGAATGCAGCAGAATCCCCGGAATTAAACAATGCCTTTGGTACTGTTATTATTGATGAGTGCCACCATATCCCAGCGGAAACCTATCAGCGGGTTATCGGAAAACTGAATAGTTGTTACATGTACGGGTTGACTGCTACACCATTCAGAAAATATAATGATGGTAACCTAATATTTATTTATTTGGGCGAGATCATCCATGAGGTCAAAGCGCCAGAAGTACAAAACCAAATTGGTAGTCAGATCATTGTTAGAGATACCGACCTGTTTGTTCCATTCAACATTAAGACAGATAAGTTTGAAACCCTTTTTAAGATCTTGATACATGATTCCGTGCGGAACCAACTTATTTTGAATGACGTAGTTTCGCAATTGAATTTAGGTAAGAAAGCTGTTATAATAACAGAGCGAAAGGAGCATATTGGTTCGCTTCAACAATATTTGAAACAACAATACGACACTATTGCATTGAGTGGCGAAGATTCTGACATAAGTAAAAAATCTAAGTGGGCGGCCATAAATAAAGGTGATTTTCAGGTGCTGATCACAACGGGCCAGTATTTTGGGGAAGGGACTGATATTCACAATATAGCGTGTTTATTTTTAGTTTACCCATTCGCTTTTGAGGGTAAGCTCATTCAATATATCGGCAGGGTACGAAGATCAGAAGTATCGCCCGTTATCTATGATTATCGGGACCATAAGATTAGCTACCTCGAAAAACTATTTCAGAAAAGAAACCTGTACTATAAAAAACTTGATAAAAGCGGCCTAACAAATCCAATAGATGAAAGCGAAATAGTAAGTGGTCAAATAAATAAGAAAATCGAGGTAACAATCGAACAATTAGAATTTAGATTTGGCAGTATTACTTTTAAACATGTCATTGCCGATTTTAATAATAAAGAGGTTGAGTTTGAAATAGAGAATTTAAATATCAGACCGGAGTTCACCGTACTTAAACCGTATTTTATTCGATTTCTAAAAAGCACAACTGTGTTAGTCAGTATCCGAGCTACGTTCCAATATAACAGATTAGTCTTTAAATCAGCGACCTCAAACGACCTTGATAAAATAAATCACGAGGTTATTGAAAGTGTAAAGTTCCGGTTTTTAAATAAAGAGATTATAAAAGGTGCCCTGGCCGGCGAAGAAAATCTATTGAACGTCGGGCAAGTGCAAGGCGGCAACGAGCAATTAGTTTATACCAACGAAGATGATTTACTTGAAAATATACTGACATTTAAACAATATAAACACCATCGCCATCTTCGGTATCTTTCTCAGAAACATGAACGATCTATATTAAAGCTCCGCTTTGTATTGGAGCCATTTTCATTTATGTTTCTGCTTTCTGGCAATAATCAATATCACTTGGTATGGGAAACATTAGATACTGAAGAAGCAACTTATATATGGCACATTGAAAAATCTATTTACGAACTGGAACGGGGTGTAAAGCGAATAGACAGCTTGCTCGGCCAAATAAGGACAAAAGGCCGTCAACAATATCTTGAAACTAATCCCGAACATTTTAGCCGCATTGTACATAATTATTCGGATGACAATAAAGGTTTAATTATATGGAAAGACTTATTGGAAGAAAAACTATTCTAA
- a CDS encoding PDDEXK nuclease domain-containing protein, with amino-acid sequence MLINKLVIADIQAIILQAKDNAIRLVDHERTLMYWQIGQRIFEEEQQGKDRADYGNYLTKFIAEQLEPEYGSGFSKRQIELFRQFYRTFPIANTVYSQLSWSQYKVIIRLDSQDKRDFYVAETIKNNWTVRQLERQIHSSLWERLLMSNDKDSVLAVARDERQPSDAKEIIKDPMYLEFLGLHREASYYEKDLEQAIITHLHDFLLEMGNGFAFVARQKRLHIEGDEFFIDLVFYNRLLQCFVIIEIKTSKFTHQDIGQLQMYVNYYDRYEKKDFENPTIGILLCAEKNNAVVKISLPENNKTIFASEYKLYLPTEEQLIAEVKKEIDSRS; translated from the coding sequence ATGCTTATCAATAAATTGGTAATTGCTGACATCCAAGCTATAATTCTTCAGGCTAAAGACAACGCGATCCGACTGGTTGACCATGAACGTACATTAATGTATTGGCAAATTGGGCAACGTATTTTTGAAGAAGAACAGCAAGGAAAAGACCGGGCCGATTATGGCAACTACTTAACTAAATTTATTGCTGAGCAATTAGAACCGGAATATGGTAGCGGTTTTTCTAAACGCCAAATAGAATTATTTCGGCAATTTTATAGGACATTCCCAATTGCGAATACAGTGTATTCGCAATTGAGCTGGAGCCAGTATAAAGTTATTATCAGGCTTGATAGTCAAGATAAGCGCGACTTTTATGTAGCTGAAACAATTAAGAATAATTGGACGGTACGCCAATTAGAACGTCAAATCCATAGTAGCCTATGGGAAAGGTTATTGATGAGCAATGATAAAGATAGTGTATTAGCTGTTGCTCGGGATGAAAGACAACCGTCTGATGCCAAAGAGATCATTAAAGACCCTATGTATCTTGAATTTTTAGGATTACACCGTGAGGCTTCTTACTATGAAAAAGACCTGGAACAAGCCATTATTACACACTTGCATGATTTCTTGTTGGAAATGGGTAACGGCTTCGCTTTTGTTGCAAGGCAAAAGCGATTACATATTGAGGGAGATGAGTTTTTTATTGATCTTGTTTTTTACAACCGCCTCCTACAATGCTTCGTAATTATAGAGATTAAGACCTCAAAATTCACTCACCAAGACATTGGTCAACTACAGATGTACGTCAACTATTATGACAGGTACGAAAAGAAAGACTTTGAAAATCCAACCATAGGTATCTTATTATGTGCTGAAAAGAACAACGCTGTTGTTAAAATATCCTTGCCTGAAAATAATAAGACCATTTTTGCAAGTGAATATAAATTGTACCTGCCTACTGAGGAACAGCTAATAGCAGAAGTTAAAAAAGAGATAGATAGTAGAAGTTAA
- a CDS encoding DUF6155 family protein yields the protein MGLSDVKKELRKLDKDKLINLIADLYTKNKSVKEFLDFYATPNENELFNKYRNKVYEAFYPKRGFNYNLKDGKQAITDFKKLGTSSQWIADIMLFYVETGVQFTNDFGDINEPFYSSMESTYLAALKFMKSEALLDTFYDRASKIIDNTINIGWGFHDCLIDIYYQFYDDE from the coding sequence ATGGGACTAAGTGATGTAAAAAAGGAACTAAGAAAGCTTGACAAAGACAAACTCATTAACCTTATTGCGGATTTATACACAAAAAACAAATCTGTTAAAGAATTTCTTGATTTCTATGCAACTCCGAATGAAAATGAGCTATTCAACAAATACCGCAATAAGGTTTATGAAGCATTTTATCCAAAACGAGGTTTTAATTATAACCTTAAAGATGGCAAACAGGCTATAACTGATTTCAAAAAATTAGGAACTTCTTCGCAATGGATTGCAGACATAATGCTTTTTTATGTAGAAACTGGTGTACAATTTACTAATGATTTTGGAGACATTAACGAGCCTTTTTATTCAAGTATGGAGTCTACTTATCTCGCAGCTTTGAAGTTTATGAAGAGTGAGGCTTTATTGGATACGTTTTATGATAGAGCAAGTAAGATTATAGATAATACTATTAACATAGGATGGGGTTTTCACGATTGCTTGATTGATATTTATTACCAATTTTATGATGACGAATAA
- the hscB gene encoding Fe-S protein assembly co-chaperone HscB, with translation MNYFEFYDIPESFNPDEALLKKKFYQLSKEYHPDFYANDTDERQQEILELSTLNNKAYKTLGNPAKRLEYILRSHDLVSEGAKPQLPGNFLMEMMDINERLMEVENATQLGEISAETLAVENDLQNNLNALTADYETLSDTAKEDRLNKIADIYYRQKYLLRIKESLDTFAARF, from the coding sequence ATGAATTACTTTGAATTTTACGACATACCCGAATCATTCAACCCGGATGAGGCCCTGCTTAAAAAGAAGTTTTACCAGTTGAGCAAGGAATATCACCCCGATTTTTACGCCAACGATACCGACGAACGCCAACAGGAAATACTGGAACTATCCACCCTTAATAATAAAGCCTACAAAACATTAGGCAACCCGGCAAAGCGCCTGGAATATATCCTGCGCAGCCATGACCTGGTATCGGAAGGCGCCAAACCGCAACTCCCCGGTAATTTTTTAATGGAGATGATGGATATAAACGAACGCCTGATGGAGGTAGAAAACGCCACCCAATTAGGCGAAATCAGTGCGGAAACCTTAGCTGTTGAAAATGACCTGCAAAACAATCTCAATGCCTTAACTGCTGATTATGAAACCTTAAGCGATACCGCAAAGGAAGACCGGCTAAATAAAATTGCAGATATTTACTACAGACAAAAATATTTGTTGCGAATTAAAGAGAGTTTAGATACATTTGCAGCCCGATTCTGA
- the kdsA gene encoding 3-deoxy-8-phosphooctulonate synthase: MLFDQMRQKPFFILGPCVMENQDLLYTVAEKVAEAGQRYNVPVVFKSSFDKANRTSIHSYRGPGIEKGMEMLQKVKERFNLPTTTDIHEPAQAAIAAQVVDILQIPAFLCRQTDLLVAAAQTGKIVNVKKAQFLSGQDMFYPAQKVVEAGNTQVILTERGNMYGYNNLAVDFRNVYDMKAFGYPVCMDCTHSVQRPGGAGGKTGGDRTFVPMMALAAKAFGADGYFMEIHPDPDNALSDGPNMVKLQDLGKVMQPLIA, from the coding sequence ATGTTATTCGATCAAATGCGGCAAAAGCCGTTCTTTATATTAGGCCCATGTGTAATGGAAAACCAGGATTTGCTTTATACGGTAGCCGAAAAGGTAGCCGAAGCAGGTCAGCGTTATAATGTGCCTGTGGTATTTAAATCATCGTTTGATAAAGCTAATCGCACGTCCATCCACTCGTACCGTGGGCCGGGTATTGAAAAGGGAATGGAGATGTTGCAAAAAGTAAAGGAACGTTTTAACCTGCCAACAACTACCGATATCCACGAACCTGCACAGGCGGCTATAGCTGCACAGGTGGTTGATATTTTGCAGATCCCCGCTTTCCTGTGTCGCCAAACCGACTTGTTAGTGGCAGCCGCGCAGACCGGCAAAATTGTAAATGTAAAAAAGGCACAGTTCCTGTCGGGCCAGGATATGTTCTACCCGGCGCAAAAGGTTGTTGAGGCTGGTAATACACAGGTAATACTGACCGAGCGCGGCAATATGTACGGCTATAATAACCTGGCGGTAGATTTTAGGAATGTATACGATATGAAAGCCTTTGGCTATCCCGTTTGTATGGACTGTACCCACTCGGTACAGCGCCCCGGCGGCGCAGGCGGTAAAACCGGTGGCGACCGTACCTTTGTACCCATGATGGCCCTGGCCGCAAAAGCATTCGGTGCCGATGGATATTTCATGGAAATACACCCCGATCCGGATAATGCGCTTAGCGATGGGCCCAATATGGTTAAATTGCAAGACCTGGGCAAGGTGATGCAGCCTTTAATTGCTTAA
- a CDS encoding SusC/RagA family TonB-linked outer membrane protein — MKKKRLIALLFILPFLLLLAFRFKDSPLDKLLASLEKLTAAYPQEKVHLHFDKPFYSLGEDVWFKAYVVNAEKNHLSNHSQILYVDMIDDRDSVCNTLLLPMINGMAIGNLHLSDTTFKAGNYHIYAYTKWMSNFSSDYYFRKDIQVVNAIGGAICANMEYKANAAPTGKQINAQIIFKKDNTTPISNQQVSYTVKVNDKTITDSRGTTNNDGLLNVPALIKDEYKTANVVINASFTTAKGQTITRDFVIKPLAQVANIQFFPEGGHLVDNLRTKVGFKALKPNGLGEDISGYIADEKNEHVAEFKSEHAGMGVFALMPQTGKTYTAVIKHEDGSEKRYALPKAEAQGYILNINHIGSDSLSVRVASSATLVNGKEMYIVGQSNGVVQFAAKTRMDRASNLSYITAKNIPTGIIQFTLFSAEMTPLAERLVFINHNDYLRSVIKPDKEVYSKRGKVNMDITVTDAGGQPISGNFSVSVTDEGKVKPDENNETSILSNLLLTSDIKGYIEQPNYYFNPQNPDRQKHLDQLLLTQGWRRFNWADVLTNKFPQIIYQPEENPSIGGKIVNLMDKPVPHGKVTLFASKGDNTIIIDTVADENGHFVFRNLHFTDTVRATIRATDQKDRKNVKIVMDRKPIIQSASPYGVFANPLANSNLNEYIKATQSRFIEMNKFGLFKNVVPLKEVKIVAQKTYTSAKVVPNSVNPNPGSADRVITQEKIGQESGLLMALYGISNISVKKGGIFRIGHTNRLQNNTFTPKAVKGGIAMVSTADPDTQSQPMMIMLDGARIQLGDLMEIPTDGIAAIEILTSETNTAIFGNDGYWGVILITSKRGGEGLVNIPLVNVSKVTARGYSVTKEFYAPAYDAPSEADKMTDLRSTIYWNPDLVTDVQGKTNFSYFNADGEGTYKVTLEGMDFRGNLLRKTLTYIVK; from the coding sequence ATGAAAAAAAAACGCCTGATCGCCCTGCTATTTATTTTACCTTTTTTGCTTTTACTGGCCTTCAGATTTAAGGATTCCCCTTTAGATAAATTACTGGCTTCTTTAGAAAAATTAACGGCAGCCTACCCCCAGGAAAAAGTGCATCTGCATTTTGATAAACCATTTTATAGTTTGGGCGAGGATGTGTGGTTTAAGGCTTATGTGGTAAATGCCGAAAAAAATCACCTTTCAAACCACAGCCAGATACTTTATGTGGACATGATCGATGACCGCGATTCGGTATGCAATACTTTGCTGTTGCCAATGATAAATGGTATGGCCATTGGCAACCTACACCTTAGCGATACCACGTTTAAAGCAGGTAATTACCACATTTACGCTTATACTAAGTGGATGAGTAATTTTAGCAGCGACTATTATTTCAGGAAAGATATACAAGTAGTTAACGCTATAGGTGGCGCTATTTGCGCTAACATGGAGTATAAGGCCAACGCCGCACCAACAGGCAAGCAAATTAACGCTCAAATCATTTTTAAAAAAGACAACACTACCCCCATAAGCAACCAGCAGGTAAGCTACACTGTAAAAGTTAATGATAAAACGATTACGGATAGCCGCGGCACCACTAATAACGATGGTTTGCTAAATGTTCCCGCTTTAATAAAGGATGAATATAAAACCGCTAACGTTGTTATTAACGCAAGTTTCACTACAGCCAAAGGGCAAACCATTACACGCGATTTTGTAATTAAACCCCTTGCCCAGGTTGCCAATATTCAATTTTTTCCCGAGGGTGGCCACCTTGTCGACAATCTGCGCACCAAAGTAGGTTTCAAAGCGCTTAAACCTAACGGCCTGGGCGAAGATATCAGCGGTTATATAGCCGACGAAAAGAACGAACATGTTGCTGAGTTTAAATCGGAGCACGCGGGTATGGGTGTTTTTGCCCTGATGCCACAAACCGGCAAGACCTATACGGCTGTTATTAAGCACGAAGACGGTTCAGAAAAACGCTACGCACTGCCAAAAGCCGAAGCACAGGGCTATATCCTTAACATAAACCATATTGGCAGCGATTCTCTGTCGGTAAGGGTAGCATCCAGTGCAACGCTGGTTAACGGGAAAGAAATGTACATTGTGGGGCAAAGTAATGGCGTAGTGCAATTCGCGGCTAAAACCCGCATGGACAGGGCATCTAACCTAAGTTATATAACAGCCAAAAACATCCCGACAGGTATTATACAGTTTACACTTTTTTCGGCAGAGATGACGCCATTGGCTGAAAGACTGGTGTTTATTAACCATAACGACTATTTGCGGTCCGTTATAAAACCCGATAAAGAAGTTTACAGCAAACGTGGTAAAGTAAACATGGATATTACCGTTACCGATGCGGGCGGACAGCCGATTTCGGGCAATTTTTCGGTATCGGTTACAGATGAGGGCAAAGTAAAACCGGACGAAAATAATGAAACTTCGATCCTTTCGAACCTTTTGCTCACATCAGATATTAAAGGCTATATAGAACAGCCTAACTATTATTTTAACCCGCAAAATCCAGACAGACAAAAACATCTTGACCAATTATTACTTACCCAGGGTTGGCGCCGTTTTAACTGGGCTGATGTGCTGACTAATAAGTTTCCGCAGATAATTTATCAACCCGAAGAAAACCCTTCGATAGGCGGCAAAATTGTTAATCTGATGGATAAACCAGTACCTCATGGCAAAGTGACCCTCTTTGCAAGTAAAGGCGATAATACAATTATTATAGATACAGTAGCAGACGAAAACGGACATTTTGTTTTTAGAAACCTGCATTTTACTGATACCGTAAGAGCCACTATACGTGCAACAGATCAAAAAGACCGTAAAAATGTTAAGATTGTGATGGACCGTAAACCAATTATACAATCCGCATCACCTTATGGTGTTTTTGCAAACCCACTTGCCAATTCAAACCTGAACGAATATATAAAGGCTACCCAAAGCCGGTTTATCGAAATGAACAAGTTTGGTTTGTTTAAAAACGTTGTACCGCTTAAAGAAGTTAAAATAGTGGCACAAAAAACCTACACATCGGCAAAGGTAGTACCTAACTCTGTTAACCCCAATCCAGGTTCGGCAGACAGGGTAATAACACAGGAAAAGATTGGCCAGGAAAGCGGTTTATTAATGGCACTTTACGGCATATCAAATATATCGGTAAAAAAGGGAGGGATATTTCGCATAGGCCATACTAACCGTTTGCAAAACAATACCTTTACACCTAAAGCCGTAAAGGGTGGTATAGCCATGGTATCTACTGCCGATCCTGACACACAATCGCAACCAATGATGATTATGCTGGATGGTGCCAGGATACAGCTGGGTGACCTGATGGAGATACCGACAGATGGTATTGCAGCAATAGAAATACTAACTTCGGAAACAAACACTGCGATCTTCGGCAACGATGGTTACTGGGGCGTGATACTGATCACATCCAAACGCGGTGGCGAGGGGTTGGTGAATATTCCCCTGGTTAATGTAAGCAAGGTTACTGCCCGGGGATACTCGGTAACTAAAGAATTCTACGCGCCTGCATACGATGCGCCATCTGAAGCCGATAAAATGACCGACCTGAGATCGACCATATATTGGAACCCCGACCTGGTTACCGATGTGCAGGGAAAAACAAATTTCAGTTACTTTAACGCCGATGGCGAAGGCACCTACAAAGTTACCCTTGAAGGGATGGACTTTAGGGGCAACCTATTGCGAAAAACTTTAACTTACATCGTAAAATAA
- a CDS encoding KpsF/GutQ family sugar-phosphate isomerase, with amino-acid sequence MKDIARQVFATEIESLQHVAACIDDQFAQAVNTILTATGRLIIAGVGKSGIIGQKIAATLTSTGTPSYFLHPGEAFHGDLGMVARRDPVILISYSGETDEVLQIIPFLKWNENTIIGITGNPASTLAKNSSYHLNINVLHEACPLKLAPTSSTTAALVMGDAIAVALMEARQFQHEDFARFHPGGSLGRKLLVRVKDMMRTDNLPFIDEAATFTELLLRMSEGRLGLVIVGKADSIKGIVTDGDLRRALLKFGDIAHIHIAEIMTANPVIVEADEFINQAEHIMMEKKITTILVGSVKQRSVNGVYQIYNS; translated from the coding sequence ATGAAAGACATTGCCAGGCAGGTATTCGCTACCGAAATAGAATCATTGCAGCATGTTGCGGCTTGTATCGACGATCAGTTTGCCCAGGCAGTAAACACCATTTTAACTGCTACCGGCAGGCTTATTATAGCCGGGGTAGGCAAATCGGGTATCATCGGGCAAAAAATAGCTGCGACACTAACAAGCACCGGTACCCCCAGCTATTTTCTGCATCCGGGTGAAGCTTTTCATGGCGATTTGGGCATGGTGGCCCGGCGCGATCCGGTGATACTGATCTCTTACTCGGGCGAAACCGACGAGGTATTACAGATCATCCCCTTTTTAAAATGGAACGAAAATACCATCATTGGTATAACAGGCAACCCGGCATCAACCCTGGCAAAAAACAGCAGTTACCATTTAAATATCAATGTACTGCACGAGGCTTGTCCGCTTAAGCTTGCGCCCACATCGTCAACCACGGCGGCGCTTGTAATGGGCGATGCCATAGCTGTTGCCCTGATGGAGGCCCGCCAGTTTCAGCACGAGGATTTTGCCCGTTTTCATCCCGGCGGCAGCCTGGGGCGTAAGTTACTGGTTAGAGTGAAGGATATGATGCGTACAGATAACCTGCCATTTATTGATGAAGCGGCTACATTTACCGAATTGTTGCTCCGCATGTCCGAAGGGCGCCTTGGCCTGGTAATAGTAGGCAAGGCCGACAGTATTAAAGGCATTGTTACTGATGGCGACTTGCGGCGCGCCCTGCTAAAGTTTGGTGATATCGCCCACATACACATTGCCGAAATAATGACAGCAAACCCGGTGATAGTAGAAGCAGATGAATTTATTAACCAGGCCGAACATATCATGATGGAAAAAAAGATCACAACGATATTAGTAGGTTCGGTAAAACAAAGATCGGTTAATGGCGTTTATCAAATTTATAATTCATAA
- a CDS encoding nucleotide sugar dehydrogenase, which translates to MPDQTIASTDSFLPPAHISIAVIGLGYIGLPLAVEFAKKVKVIGFDIKQSRLDELNRGFDRTLEIDEQELKIVIANNGLKFASNAEAIHSCNIYIIAVPTPTDRHNRPDLTLLKKASETVGKVLCKGDVVIYESTVYPGATEEVCIPILQQASGLQYNFDFFAGYSPERINPGDKVHTLTNILKVTSGSTPRAADFIDDLYRLVVTAGTHKAPSIKVAEACKVIENSQRDINIAFVNELAKIFNIMGIDTHAVLEAAGTKWNFLKFKPGLVGGHCTGVDPYYLAQKAQEVGYHPEIILAGRRLNDGMGTYVAQEVVKLMIKKDIAVKNADILILGFTFKENCPDVRNTRVIDIITALQEYGASTEIYDPWADKAEVRKEYGIDTINSASQLRENYDVIIVAVAHNEFGSLNYAKLKKSNGGIIYDLKGILPNHVSDARL; encoded by the coding sequence ATGCCTGATCAAACAATTGCTTCGACCGATAGCTTTCTTCCTCCTGCTCATATCAGTATCGCTGTAATTGGTCTTGGATATATTGGTTTACCTTTGGCTGTTGAGTTTGCAAAAAAGGTTAAGGTTATTGGTTTTGATATCAAGCAAAGCAGGCTCGATGAACTGAATCGGGGCTTTGACCGTACGCTGGAAATAGATGAGCAGGAACTAAAGATTGTAATTGCAAACAACGGGCTAAAATTTGCTTCAAATGCAGAGGCAATACATAGTTGTAATATTTACATTATTGCCGTACCTACCCCAACAGACCGCCATAATCGTCCAGACCTCACCTTGCTTAAAAAAGCGAGTGAAACTGTAGGTAAGGTGCTTTGTAAGGGCGATGTTGTTATTTACGAGTCAACCGTATACCCGGGTGCTACCGAAGAGGTTTGTATACCCATACTTCAACAGGCTTCAGGCTTACAATATAATTTTGATTTTTTTGCTGGTTACTCGCCCGAGCGTATTAACCCTGGAGACAAGGTACATACCCTTACCAATATTTTAAAGGTAACGTCAGGTTCTACACCACGAGCGGCCGATTTTATTGACGATTTATATCGCCTGGTGGTAACTGCCGGTACCCATAAAGCGCCCAGCATAAAAGTAGCCGAAGCTTGCAAAGTAATAGAAAACTCGCAACGCGATATCAATATTGCTTTTGTAAACGAACTGGCTAAAATATTTAACATTATGGGTATCGATACCCATGCGGTATTGGAGGCTGCCGGCACCAAATGGAATTTTTTGAAATTTAAGCCAGGTTTGGTTGGCGGGCATTGCACCGGCGTCGATCCGTATTATTTAGCGCAAAAGGCGCAGGAGGTAGGTTATCACCCTGAAATTATATTGGCCGGCCGCAGGCTTAACGACGGTATGGGGACATATGTTGCCCAGGAAGTTGTTAAGCTGATGATAAAAAAAGATATAGCTGTAAAAAACGCCGATATATTAATACTGGGCTTTACGTTTAAAGAAAATTGCCCTGATGTACGTAATACACGTGTGATAGATATTATAACCGCTTTACAGGAATATGGCGCAAGTACAGAAATATACGACCCATGGGCTGACAAAGCTGAAGTTAGAAAAGAGTACGGCATTGATACAATAAATAGTGCCTCACAGTTAAGAGAAAATTACGACGTTATTATAGTAGCTGTGGCACATAACGAATTTGGCAGTTTAAATTACGCTAAATTAAAGAAGAGCAACGGTGGTATTATTTACGATTTGAAGGGAATATTACCCAATCATGTGTCAGACGCCAGATTATAG